A single region of the Oncorhynchus keta strain PuntledgeMale-10-30-2019 chromosome 37, Oket_V2, whole genome shotgun sequence genome encodes:
- the LOC118380714 gene encoding serine/threonine-protein phosphatase 2A regulatory subunit B'' subunit alpha-like isoform X5 yields the protein MFIKESKETLRGDPDLRCELAFLSRGCDLVLPSRFKKRIKTFQQLQAQVQSNKQDKKSGTPPSAPLSPTPSVPSPHLSPSPPPTPVVLTPPPPPPPALNIPRFYYPRGLPGATKVNHDAAITAIETAFTEFEEEKADIYEMGKIAKACGCPLYWKAAMFNGAGGERTGFVSVHSFIATWRKLLHSCYDDSSKFIYLLAKPGCSYLDQEDFIPLLQDIVDTHPGLTFLKDAPEFHSRYITTVIQRIFYMVNRSWTGRITMTELRRSNFLQTLALLEEEDDINQITDYFSYEHFYVIYCKFWELDTDHDLYIDPKDLARYNDHASSSRIIERLFSGAVTRGSSVQREGRMSYAEFSWFLISEEDKKNPTSIEYWFRCMDTDGDGVLSMFELEYFYEEQCSRMEGMGIEPLPFTDLLCQMLDLVKPESQGKITLSDLKRCRMAHIFFDTFFNLEKYLDHEQRDPFALQKDIDNECPEPSDWDKYASEEYEILVAEETANEQLQEGTFDDDYEEAELPVQGEMVGNKMDKLLISDLSA from the exons ATGTTTATCAAGGAGTCTAAAGAGACACTGCGGGGGGACCCTGATTTAAGATGTGAGCTCGCCTTCCTCTCCCGGGGCTGTGACCTCGTACTGCCCTCGCGCTTCAAGAAGAGAATCAAGACGTTCCAGCAACTGCAGGCGCAG gtccagTCCAACAAGCAAGATAAGAAATCTGGCACCCCTCCttcagcccctctctcccccaccccctccgttccttccccccacctctccccctctcctccccccactccagtcgtcctcacccctcctcctcctcctccccctgccctcAACATTCCCCGCTTCTACTACCCTCGAGGGTTACCGGGGGCAACAAAAGTCAACCACGATGCGGCCATCACTGCCATAGAAACAGCCTTCACAGAGTTTGAGGAGGAGAAGGCTGATATTTACGAGATGGGCAAGATCGctaag GCATGTGGCTGTCCTCTGTACTGGAAGGCAGCCATGTTTAACGGagcgggaggagagaggaccgGCTTCGTCTCTGTTCACTCCTTCATCGCTACCTGGAGAAA gtTGTTACATAGTTGCTATGACGATTCGTCTAAGTTTATCTACCTCCTAGCGAAGCCTGGCTGTTCCTACCTGGACCAGGAGGACTTCATACCTTTATTACAG gacATAGTGGACACTCACCCAGGACTGACGTTCTTGAAGGATGCCCCAGAATTCCATTCCCGTTACATCACCACC GTGATTCAGCGGATATTCTATATGGTCAACCGCTCGTGGACAGGTCGCATCACCATGACGGAACTACGCAGGAGCAACTTCCTGCAG accctgGCCCTGTTGGAAGAGGAGGATGATATCAACCAGATAACAGATTATTTCTCTTATGAGCATTTCTATGTGATCTACTGTAAGTTCTGGGAGTTGGACACGGACCACGACCTTTACATTGACCCTAAGGACCTGGCTCGTTACAACGACCACG CATCTTCAAGCAGAATCATTGAGAGGTTGTTCTCAGGAGCCGTTACAcg gGGTAGCTCAGTGCAGAGGGAAGGGAGGATGAGTTATGCAGAGTTCAGCTGGTTCCTCATCTCAGAGGAAGACAAGAAAAACCCTACCAG TATAGAGTACTGGTTCAGGTGTATGGACACAGATGGGGACGGTGTGTTGTCTATGTTTGAGTTGGAGTACTTCTATGAGGAGCAGTGTAGTAGGATGGAGGGGATGGGCATTGAACCCCTACCCTTCACAGACCTGCTCTGTCAGATGCTAGACCTTGTCAAACCTGAAAgccaag gtaagATAACCCTGTCTGATCTGAAGAGGTGTAGGATGGCTCATATATTCTTCGACACGTTCTTCAACCTGGAGAAATACCTGGACCACGAGCAGAGAGACCCCTTCGCTTTGCAGAAG gaCATAGACAATGAGTGTCCAGAGCCTTCAGACTGGGATAAATACGCTTCAGAGGAATATGAGATCCTGGTGGCAGAAGAGACAGCTAATGAACAGCTGCAGGAggg GACATTTGATGATGACTATGAGGAGGCGGAGCTTCCTGTTCAAGGAGAGATGGTTGGGAATAAGATGGATAAGCTGCTCATATCAGATCTGTCAGCATGA